The Flavobacterium sp. M31R6 nucleotide sequence CAACAAAATTGGTTGCTTCAGCAGTGGTATTCAAATCTTGAACTCTCCACCCTGTAAGCACTTTGGCGGCTTGGATAACGTCGGCTTCAGTATATTGGCTGGCTTCTTCTTTTCCCAGAGTGAAAAGTTCCATCACTTCACGGGCAAAATTTTCATCAGGTGCCGACTTGGTATTGGCTTGATTGTTCAAATAAAACATCATTGCCGGTTGGGTAGCCATGTTGCGAATCAAGGATTTGTAATTTCCTGTGGCATTATCGCGAAACATTTTCATGTATTTATAACAAATTCGTGCCGAATTGGTATTGCAGAATTCGTTGGAGGATTGCTTTACAAACTCAAAGTCTATCGGGATAAAATGATACCAAAACAAGGTCATTTTTTCTCGAATAGTGATGTCCTGATTAAAGGCAAGTCCCAAAGACCATGAACTTAAACCCGAAGTTCGGTTGCCATTAGTGTCACCACCTACATCATTGGTTGCAAAAGCATTATTGGTCCAATCTGCTCCATAGGCAAGTCCATTTTCATCCGGTTTTTCATTGTTGTAATGATTTACGGGAGGAGCAGGAGGGGTGTTGTCAACGGTCAAAATAAGATTAACCGCTTGGGGCATTGAAAGTCCCAATAAAGTATCTACATCTGATTTTTTGAAACCATAGCCCGTTCTTCTCAATAAGTGCAAAGCTTCAGAAGTCGACCAAGTTCCTGTGTAAGGCGCAAGACCACTTGTGACATTCGTGACTCTTTCGGTTTCTGGACCCGATTTGCCAGTAAGGTCTTTTTTGGGGTTTGTTAAAGAGGAATAACGTCGCCCATTGTATATTTTACGAGAGTATTTTTCGAATAAGGGATCTTTTTCTTGGGCACTTACCAATAATTTTTTAAGTAATTTGGTAAATAAAGCTCTTCTAGTCAGCGTAATGTTTCCCATAAAAGATGATTTCAAATTTTAGTTGTCTTGTTGTAGATGATAAAATACAACGACAAATATATAGAAATCGATATGAGAGGAATAAAAAATACGACAAAACACGTAGTTTTGCGTAAGACGTAAGAAAAAAATGTAATATGTGATTAAAGGTTTTTTAAGATGTTTTGAAAAAAGGGTACTTATTTATAACCATAATCAAGCTTTTTCCATCTCTTGTTTTCAAACTTGCTCTAAAAAGATCAAACTTGTTTTCTTGCGAAAGTTCCACTTCAAAGCTTTCAAATGATTTTAAAAATTCAAAATTTTTATTTTTGGCAATAATGTAAGGCCAATCTTTTGGCTGAAGTTTGTTGAAACGAACCTTTAAATATCCAATTTTAGGAATGGAAGGTTGGAAGTCCGAATTTTTTAATGAATTTGCTTCCAATGTTAAGGCATTATTTCGGATGGAAGTTTTTGTTGTCGCCAAAGGAAAATTCACGAATACATCACGATTGTCAATGGCATTTTGAGTTTTGAGATAATTATATGCTTTTTTAGAATTCTTAGTGAGTATTGAAAAGTAAAAAGAAGGTTCACGAGTAGTATGCACAACCACTTTTTTTATTGGATTAAAATCATCATCATAATCATAACTGATTGCCGAATCTTTCTTTTCTACTATTTCATTTAGCAATAATTCAGTTTTGGTTGGATTGTTAGCAAAAATCGAATCCAGATTAAACCCGATTATTTTGTTGATTTTGTCGGAATTTAGCTCGGTAATGCTTTGATTTCGAATCATCTCAAAATCGAAGCCCAATGATAATAAAGCGTTTGGGTTTTGAAGGAATTGCGTTTCTTTTTTATATTTCGATCTGAATTGTAATTGTCCGTCGATCGTTATTTCTTGGTCTTCCAATTTTAGATTTAGAATTCCATCATTTTCCAGAAAACTGTTTTTTTTAATCCAAAACGTTACTGCATTTTGTGTACTAATCGTTTTTTCTATTTTTTTGGCATCCAAAAAAAGCTTTTTCAAAAATAAATCGTCAGCTACTTTTACCGCAATATTTTTTTGCTTCTCAGAAATATTCGAAACTAGAATTTGATTTGAATACTTAATAAACAGAAGATTAAAGGAATTTGAATAATAAGAAGTCATTCCGTTTTGAAGTGCGATTTTGCGGAAATGCGATTTGACCATTACTTTTTCAAATGCCGTTTCATTTTCAATTTCGGCGGAAACAAACCACTGGAAAATTGGTTGGTTTTCAATGTGGAAAAGAGCTAAATAATCGGGGGTTTTTATTCCATAATTCGAAAGATCAAAACGGTTTTTGAATTCAGATTCTGTATCATTCCATCGGCATTCCGAAGGATTTTTTAGGCAGGAAAAAATAAAAAAATTTCGGATGTTTTTTATGTCGATCATTGCGATTCCATCGGTATTTTTGGGAATGCAACCTTGATTAAAATTTTTATGATAGCCAAACCAATACAAAAAAGCCATACTCCCAATGGCAATAAGAAGTATGGCGATTTTAGAAAAATAGCGGTTTAGGCTCTTCATGAATTATTCCGTAACGATTGTTTCCTTTTTGCTTTCAGCATATAATTCATTGATGACATCAAAGAAATACTGTAAACTATTAGTGTGTTCCCCTTTGATGGTATAGGATGCATCAGAAACAATAGCGCCATTTTTGAATTTGGATTCCATTGTAACTTCGCCTGCATTTTTCAATGCAATGTCATAGTAATTGCTTTTGACATCATTCCCAAATTCCGTTTTGGATGCTGTAATTATTTTTTGAATATCAAACCAAGCAGCAGAATTGTTTTTAGAGATGGATTTTTTGAAATCGGCCTGTAATGGCATTGGAGTTTGTTGAATCAAGTTTTCTATATTTACTTTTGAAGTAGTCAACATAACCGCGCCGTTTTTCATTCCAATGTATAAGTTCTCAAGCAGATTGTCCTTTTCAAAGTGAATGGTGTAATATCCATTGGTCAATTGATAATCGGTAGCTGTAAATTTGCTTTTATTCAAAGGCAGTTGCAGCAATTTGTTGACGAATGATTCATTTCTGGTGTTCATAAGAAATGTAAAGTCAGGCTGTATTTCATCTTTGATGCCTTTGGTTTCTATTTGCTGATAATTTTCATCATAATCGATGTTCACGAAATCTCTCTGTACTTTTTTGAGATCATGAAGCACAAAAATCGCGTTACCAGGAATGAGGTCTGCAATGGCTTTTTCGTCCAAAAATAACGCAACGGCATCAATCAAAACGTCGGCTTCGTTTCCGCTGGCATCTTTAGAGTAGGATTGGTAAACAGAATTCAAAGTGTTTTTTAAAACTTTGTATTCATAGTTCATAATGGCTTGTGTATCCATCGAAATGGAGTAATATCCCAAAACATTGTTGCCTATATAATTCAATAGGTTTTTATCAATTTTCGAATCACATATTTCCTGATATGATTTTTTGGTCTCTTCGCTTTTAGGAGCCATTACTTGATTCAAGCGGATTTTGTCTTTTTCAAAATAGCCATTGAGGTAGTAATTACTGTCTAAGATTCCGTTTTTGTAAATTCCCATCAAAGCAGAATTTCCTCCAGCAAAGCTTGAGTAAAGTTGATTGGTTAGTGCGTCCAAATCGGCGAAAATATAAAAGTCAGATTTAGGGTTATTATTTTTAAAAACAACGGAGCTTTCTGCTGTCGTTTCCGTTTTGGAATCGAAAGCTTCTTTGAAAATCAAATCAACAACAGGATTAATTTTTAATATTTCGATGGAATCGTTTTTTCTTAATTCGAGTTCCAATAATTTTCTGTTGGTTTCTTCCAGTTCTGCATTGGCCCTTTCTTGTGCAGCATAAATTTCCTCTTCGGTAGGTTCTACAATTACGGGTTCTTTAACTGCTTTTTTGGTTTTTTTTCCCTTATTGTTTTTTCCTTTTTTGGTTTTTTCGTTCTTCTCTGGATCAGGAGTTGGTTTTATTTCTTCAGGGACATAGGCAGGAGCAACTGTGTCATAGTTAACTGCAACAGAATCCACCAGAACGCCTGTTGTATCCATGCTAGTTAAATCAGCGTATGGTTCTGTTTCAGTGTAACTATTTTTATTGGGTTTGGAAAATGTGGCATTCACCAAAACAGCAAACTTGTCATTCCAAGCCAAATGATGTGTTTTTGAAGTAGCAACGCTATTGTATGTTCCTTGTTTTTTTACTTTGAGACTATCTCCGTATTTTGCTTGAACCAGTTTTTCGAACAACGCAGCATTATTTAGTGGAAGCAACACCACATAACTCATTACAGAGTCTTTGTTAATGTAATATTGATACTGTTTATTTGTTAAGTCAATACCTGTTTGACTTAGATCTTTCGGTAAAAATTTTAATTCTTTTTCCAATAACTCCTGCATCCAAGGATATTCCTGAATGGTTTTTATTGCTACTTTTTCGTTAAGGTTTTTTCCGTTAAAGCACAAAGCAAAAGGAGCGTTGTCAGGAACTTTGTTGGCCAAATCCTGAGAATATATTGTTGTGGAAAAACAAATAGCAAGGAATAGGAAATATTTTTTCATGGTCTATATTTAGTTGAGTGTGATTGTATTTTCAATTTTTTCGTTTCCGTTAATCACATTTATTACGGAACCGTTAAGTTTGATAGCTTTGTTGCTTTTGGATGTGACCGCATTTTTATTAGAAAAGGACTTGATGGTCGAATCAAATTTGTAAACCGAAGTGTATTTGGCGGTTTGAAAAACTTCCTTGTCGGCCTTTTCCAATTTATCGTAAAGGGCTTTTATGGGTATTTTTTGGCTGCGAGTAAACTTTTTGTCATTGAAAGTGAAATAGTCCGTGGCAATCGTCGGACTTATTTTTTTGCTGTTTTTTAGTTTTAAAAAGACTGCATTGAGATTGGTTATTTTTTGAAAATCCAAATCAATCGCAAAAATGTAATTAGTTAAGTCGATATTGGTTTTTACATTGGAAATTCCGGAGGTATTCTGTGCAAGTGCTTCCAGTTTGGCGGCTTCATTTTTGATTTCCTCTTTGGAAGGAATGGTATAGCCGTTGATTTTTTGCATTTTTAAAACCGAATTGATTTTAGTTTTGCTTTGGCTAAAATTAATTACAAAATTAAAATGCCCCGATCCGTCGTCTTTTATTTTCACTTCTTCAATCACTTCAAAGCAACTTTGGAACAAAAAGACAAAACACAATAAGGGTATAAAATAAACTTTTTTCATTGTATGTTTTGTTACAAGGTTTTTTTAAATCATTACCTGTAATCAATGGAGCTACAAAGGAAAGGATAAAATTTCTCTTTGAGATTTATTTAACACGTTTTTTATCCTATTTATTGGGTTTTAATCGATTTTCGGGAGCTTTAAAAGTGAGTTTTAGCCACAAAAAACCAAATGTTCCAGACAGGAAAGAGGCAATTAGAATGGCTATTTTTGAATAAGTTATGACTTCTTCACCATCGTTTTTAAAAGCTAATAAGGTTATGAAAATAGACATCGTAAATCCTATTCCTCCTAGCATTCCAGCGCCTAAAATGTTTTTCCATTTTAGATCTCTAGGCAATTTACTAATGCCTAAACTTACGGCAAGGAAAGAAAATAGCAAAATCCCGAGTGGTTTTCCTATCACAAGACCCAGAATAATTCCGATTGAATTTTCATGACTCAATCCTTCATACCAGCCTGTGTTGATGGAAATACAGGTATTGGCGATAGCAAATAAAGGAAGAATAATAAAAGCGACAGGTTCGTGCAGAAAATGCTGCAGTTTATAGGAAGCAGTATTTTTTCCGCCATCTCCAAACGGAATGACAAAGGCCAATAGCACCCCAGTGATAGTGGCATGTACACCCGAGTTGAGCATAAAATACCACATAAGAACACCTCCAATTAAGTATGGAGCCAAATGATGCACTTTTCGTCGATTCAATATGAATAAAAAGGCTAAGATGATAAAAGCGTAGAGTAAGTTGTCAAATGCAATGGTTTGAGTGTAAAATATGGCAATGACCAGAATTGCTCCTAAATCATCAATGACCGCAAGAGCTGTAAGGAATATTTTTAACGAGGATGGAATTCGGTTGCCCAATAAGGATAAGACTCCAATTGCAAAAGCAATGTCGGTTGCCATCGGAATTCCGGCTCCGTTTTGTGTTTGCGTTCCGTAATTCAATACCAGAAAAATTCCGGCAGGGACAATCATCCCGCCAAGAGCACCAAAAATGGGAAGAATAGCATTTTTGATATTAGCCAATTCGCCATGATAGATTTCTCGTTCCAGTTCTAAACCAATCAATAGAAAGAAAATCGTCATTAACCCATCATTGATCCAATGTGTAATGGAATGATGTCCGATTTCAGTGTTCCAAAAAGCGATATATTCAGTTTGAATTATTGAATTAGCCAACAATAAAGAGACTACGGTTACAAAAAGAAGTAATAGACCACTCGCTTTTTCGCTTTGAAAAAATGCAGTAAATGTTTTGGTTAATTTCATCTTTATATTTCGCTTTAAAAGTAAATTGCTAATTTAAGCATTGTAGGTTAATTATTCTAGGTTCAAACCATAAACCGTGATTTTTTAGTTAATTTTGAGACTCTAATTTAGCAATCCTTTTATATGGACATCAAAATCCTTCATATTGACAGTAATAATCCCATTCTATGGGAACAATTGGAACAGGCAGGTTTTATTAATCACGCCGATTTTACTTCTTCCAAACAAGAAATCGAAGCCAAAATTCAAGACTACCAAGGAATTGTTATTCGAAGCCGTTTTAAAATTGACAAGCAGTTTCTGGACAAAGCCACCAATTTGCAATTCATTGCTCGAGTAGGAGCTGGATTGGAAAGCATTGATTGTGATTATGCAACCTCCAAGAATATTGCATTGATTGCCGCGCCGGAAGGTAACTGTAATGCGGTTGCCGAACATACTTTGGGAATGATATTGTCCTTGTTCAACAAGTTAAATATTGCTGACAGCGAGATTCGTTCCGGTGAATGGAACAGGGAGAAAAATCGTGGTTACGAACTCGACGGCAAAACAGTTGGAATCATAGGATATGGAAACATGGGAAAAGCGTTTGCCAAAAAACTCCGTGGTTTTGATGTGGAAGTATTGTGCTATGACATCAAGGAAAATGTGGGTGATGCCAATGCCAGACAAGTTTCATTACAGGAATTACAGCAAAAAACAGATGTACTTAGTTTACACGTTCCTTGGACGCCTGAAACCGATAAGATGGTAAATTTGGATTTTATCAATGCTTTCGCAAAAAACATTTGGATTATCAATACTTCCAGAGGTAAGAATATCATAACGGCAGATTTGGTTACCGCCATGCAATCTGGAAAAGTTCTCGGGGCTGGATTGGATGTTTTGGAGTATGAGAAACTGTCTTTTGAAAACCTTTTCCAGAATAAAAATACACCAGAAGCTTTTCAATATTTATTGGATGGACGAAAAGTGATATTAACCCCGCACATTGCTGGCTGGACCTACGAAAGTCACGAGCGATTGGCACAAGTGATAGTGGATAAAATTAAAGCGTTGTATGGAAAAAGTTAAAGTTGTAAGGTTTTTAATGTCTTAAAAAATAGTATTTTATGATATTTTTTATAAATTAGACAACTATTAATTAACAAATTTAATTTTCAACTATGGAGAATTCAAAACAAGAAAATTGGAATAACCCACAACCAATTCCTCAAGAAAATAAAAAAGTTTTAGCTGGAGTTCTAGCCATCGTATTAGGAGGATTAGGGGTACACAAATTTATTTTAGGATATACACAAGAAGGAATAATTCAGCTCATTTTAGGTGTTGTTACTTGCGGAATTGGAGGTATAATTGGCCTTGTGGAAGGAATTATTTATTTGACTAAAACTGATGAAGAATTTTATCAAACCTATCAGGTCGGTAAGAAAGGCTGGTTTTAAAAAATAAAGAAAGTAAAAATCCTGAAATTTCAGGATTTTTTTATGTCTTATTTAATCTATCAGCAAAAATTAATTTTTTATAACAAGACATTTCTGTTAATATTTATATATTAGCAAAATTATGGAGTATCCGAAAATCCAAAATAGAGTAGGGAAGTAACCAAAAACCAAATTATTATAATGGATTCACAAAAAGTTGACATGTTCATGATGATGAACGCTAAGTATTTTGAAGGGCATCATCTAAATATCATCCGCGAAAAACTAATAACCTTAGACGAAAGTCAATGGCAAAGATTACAGTTAACCCAATTTAAAGACCCCACTACAGCATTGTTAATTTCGATTTTTGCAGGAGCTTATGGAATTGATCGTTTTTACATTGGCGATACAGGAATGGGTGTTGGAAAGTTACTTACTTGTGGAGGTTTTATGATTTGGGCTATTGTGGATTGGTTTTTGATTCAAGGTGCTACAAAAGAAAAAAACACAATTGCGTTTAATAATGCATTCCTTTAAAATATGTCAAAGAACAAGCTTTATATACTGATTTTATTTGCTTGTTTTTTGGGTTATAGTTGGTTACTCTTTTTGAAATTAGCACCCATAAAAAATTCAGGTTTGGATTTGACTGTTTGCGTGTTTAAAAGAGTAACCAGTTTTCCATGTCCATCATGCGGTACGACCAGAGCGGTCTCCTATTTGTTTAACGGAGAAATTGTGAAGTCGTTGTTTCTAAATCCTTTTGGAATCGTAGTTGCCGGTATTTTGGTTGTTTCTCCAGGCTGGATTGTTTGGGATATTGTCGCAAAAAAACAGTCTTTTTACAATTTTTACATTAAAACTGAGAAGTTAATTAGAAAGAAAGAAATTGCCATTCCCTTGATTGTATTGGTTATTCTCAATTGGGTTTGGAATATATACAAACACTTATGATCGCAACACAAAAATTTAATTATAAACCTTACGACAGCGAGTTGGAAAGAGCATCCAACAGTTATTTGATGTCGCTCGTTGTAGTGCTTTGCGGATTGCCATTGCCCATAATGAATTTGCTGGCATCCGTTTTCTTTTATTTAGGAAACAGAAAAAGCACAGCTTTTGTAAAATGGCATTGTACACAGGCATTATTGTCTCAATTGGGTATGTTTTTCTTTAATACCGTTGGATTTTGGTGGACTATTTCCATCGTATTTGATGGTGCTGAAGTGACGAACCGTTATATTGCCTACATAATTACCATTGTAGGTTTTAATCTGCTTGAATTTATTTTCACGCTTTATTTGGCCACACAAACCAGAAAGGGGAATCATATCGAAATGTATTTCTTTTCGGATATTACTAATTTAATCTGCAAGACCAATTATGAAAGCACTATTTAGAGGATTATCAATAGTGGTTGTCTTCTTTGGGATTTGGTTTTTGCTGTCTCAAATTGATTATATCACTTTTTTTAAAATAGATAAAGCCAAAAGCGCTACCGAAAAAGGAGTTGGCGATATGATTTGGGATCAAATAAAAACGACCGAAGACATAATAGTAAATGACTCGATTACCAAATCGTTGGACAAATTATTAAAACCATTGTGTAAAGAAAACGGAATAGAACGTGACAGCCTAAAAGTACATATTATACAAAAAGATGAGGTTAATGCTTTTGCGTTGCCGGATGGACATTTAGTGGTGTATTCCGGACTAATTGAAGCGTCAAAAAACGAACAGGCTTTAATTGGTGTTTTGGGACACGAAATTGCTCACATAGAGAACAATCACGTGATGAAAAAATTATCAAAAGAGGTTGGTTTTTCTGTACTGATGTCAATAACTACTGGGAATAATAATGGTAAGCTTGTTCGCGAGATTATGCATACTTTATCATCGTCGGCCTATGATCGTTCCCTTGAGAAAGAAGCCGATATCGCCAGCGTTGAATATATGCTAAAGGCTAAAATTGATCCAGCACCATTTGCGGATTTTCTATATGAAATGTCTTTTGACAATAAATTAGAAAGTGCATTGTCATGGGTAAATTCTCATCCAGAATCGGAAGAAAGAGCCAAATACATACTTGAATATATAAAAGGGAAAAAAGCTAGCCAGAAACATTTGTTGACACAAACAGAATGGACCGGTTTTAAAAAGGCCGTTAAAGAATACGAAAATTAAATAGATGTTTGTCTATGAAAAAATCCCGTTTCGTCTTTTTAAGCGAAACGGGATTTTATTTTATATTCTGTTTATTAAATACTGCTTAGTGACTACTGCTTTCTTCCTCTTTGTCATTTAGTTTGCGTTCCAATTCAGCCTGGAATTCTTCCATCACAGGTTTCATAGTGCTTTCCGGGATATCTGCAATTCGAATGTACATTAATCCATCGATAGCATTGTTGAATAAAGGGTCGACATTAAAAGCTACTAGTTTTGCGTTTTGTTTGATGTATTTTTTAATTAGTACAGGAAGTCTTAAAATCCCTGGTTCCAACTCATCAATAAGCTTGTCAAATTTATTTAAATCAGCTTCCGCTTCATCAAAAATAAAATCCTTATCGGCATCTTTTAATTTGACTTTGAATTCCTTTTTAGGATGGATGTATTGTGCAATATAAGGATCATAATAGTGCGATTTCATGAATTCAATCATCAATGATTTCGAAAAATCTGAAAATTGATTACTGATACTTACACCGCCTAACAAATATTTATGTTCCGGATAATGTAAAGTGGTGTGTATGATTCCTCTCCACAACAAGAACAGCGGCATTGGTTTTTGCTGATATTCTTTGATTATAAAAGCCCTACCCATATCAATGGATTTGCTCATCATGTCGTGCAATTCAGGTTCAAAACGGAAAAGACCGTTCAGATAAAATCCTTCAATACCATATTTAGGGTAAATATGAGATCCCAATCCCATGCGGTAAGCTCCCGCGATTTGTTTGGTGTCATCATCCCACAAAAAGAGATGGCGATAGTATTTGTCGTATTTGTCAATATCAATGGATTCATTCGTCCCTTCACCAACTTCTCTAAAAGTAATCTCACGCAAACGTCCAATTTCATGAAGAATATTTGGAATCTGTTTGGCCTCGGCAAAAAATACTTCGTAATTTTTACTTTGTAAAAGGCGAAGGTCGGCTACTCTTAAAGCTTCCACTTCGGCAATCATTTTGTCGGTACTGGCCGGAGTCACAATTTTTTTAGGGGCTTTCGAAGGCATTAAATTGGCCGTATTCAAAAAATTGTTCTCTTTTTCAAAAGGATTGGCTAGCATATAGGTTTTCTTTCTCAAGAACTCCGTGTAATCCTCAATCGATTCGTATTCGTTTTGTTCGGCAACCGAAATAGGTTTTCCAACACGTACCTTTATAATTCGATCTTTCTGAGTCAACAATTCCGATGGCAATTTTGCCGTTCTTAGTGTGTCGTTTATTCTGGACAGAAAATAAAATAAGCGACTGTTTTTAGCGTGAAAATAAATAGGTACCACAGGAACCTGTGCTTTTCGAATTACTTTTATAGCGCCTTCTTCCCAAGCTTTATCAACTACCAATTTTCCATCTTTATAAGTAGAAACCTCACCGGCAGGGAACATCCCCAATGGTTTACCATCTCTAAGATGGCGCAATGTTTCCTTAATTCCCACCACACTTGACTTAGCGTCTTTGTGATTTTCAAAAGGATTCACCGGCATGATATAGGGTTTCATGGGGTCAATTCGATGCAGTAAAAAATTGGCTATGATTTTAAAATTAGGTTCTCTTTCGAGCATTAATTTTAACAACAAAATACCGTCAATTCCTCCAAGCGGATGATTTGAAATGGTGATATAGGCGCCATCTTTGGGTAATCGTTTAAAATCTTCTTCCGGAATCTCAAATTTAATCTGAAACTCGTCCAATATAGCATTCAAGAACGGTAGCTCTTTCAAATGTTTGTTGCGGTCGTATATTTTGTTTAATGTCGAAATCTTTAAAACTTTCATCAACAACCAGCCCGAAAAAGTACCGAAAACGCCGTACTTGTCCGTATTTATTGTCTTTGCAACTTCTTTCGCGGTAACTAAACCCATTTATTTTTTCTTTTTTGAGCAAGAGACAAAGATAGCAAAATACTCCATTTTTTATGGTTTTTTTTGAATCAATCTTTCTACTTTTTACTACTTTTGGATTCCACAGAAAAAATAATCTTCCGGATTTGAGATAAAAAAATGGTTTTAAGAACCAGTTTTCGTCAAAATTTACTTCGGATTTAAAAAAAAATATAGTAATGAAAATTATCTCGTACAACGTAAACGGAATTCGAGCCGCTATCACCAAAGGATTTATAGAATGGTTGCAACATGCCAATCCCGATGTTATTTGCCTACAGGAAATCAAAGCGACCGAAGAGCAAATTCCCGTTTCCGACATTACCGCTGCGGGCTATCCGTATCAATATTATTACCCAGCGACCAAAAAAGGCTATAGTGGCGTCGCCATTCTTTCAAAAATTAAACCGAATAATGTAGTTTATGGAACTGGTATCCAGCATATGGATTTTGAAGGTAGAAATCTGCGCGCCGATTTTGACGACTGCTCTGTAATGAGTTTGTACTTGCCTTCGGGAACTAACATGGATCGTTTAAGTCATAAGTTTATGTACATGGATGACTTTCAAAACTATATTGACCAACTCAAAAAAGACATTCCCAATCTAATCATTTGCGGGGATTACAACATTTGCCACGAGGCAATCGATATACACGATCCAATCAGAAACAAAAATGTATCAGGTTTTTTACCCGAGGAAAGAGCTTGGTTGGATAAATTCATGAAATCTGGATTCGTAGACAGTTTTCGTCATTTTAACAGCGAACCACATCAATATTCATGGTGGAGTTACCGTGCCGGAGCCCGTGGGAATAACAAAGGTTGGCGCATCGATTACAATTTAGTGAGCGACTCCCTAAAACATAAACTCAAAAGAGCCGTTATATTACCAGACGCCATGCATTCCGATCATTGCCCGGTTTTGGTGGAAATTGAATAGGGTAAATTCAATATCAATGGCAATGTCAATTGCAAATAAAAAAGAATGAAAGTTATAAGGAGCTAATCCAGCTACCCGTTGCAATCTTGTTTGCAAAAATCATTTTTTGTAAGCTATTGCAGGAGCTTCCGTTGGTCGCTCTGCACTAGCAACAAAAAAAATAGATTTTTCACAAACAAGTATTTCCACTGTTATCTGGGCTAAGGCATTCCGTATTACAAGAACTTTTGACCTCAAATACCACATATAAATAGTAAAACTTAACAAAATGATTAAAAAAATTTCCATCGGACTTTTAATTATGGCATTGTCCACTTCTTGTGTTTCCAAGAAAATCTACAATGATCTCGAAAACCAATTTGCCAATTTAAAAAAGGAAAACAGATCCATTTCAGACGAGAATGCTGCTCTTTTGGCATCAAAAAAACAATTAGAATCAGAAAAAGCCGCTTTACAATCCAAATTGGATGACACCAATGCCAACTTGGCCAAAGTACAAGCCGATTATGAGGCTGTCAAAAACAAAATGAAAGTGATGCAGGATTCGTATGCTGCTTTAGAAAAAAACAGCAACGAAGCTTTGGAAGCCAACATGAAAAAGAATCGTGAATTATTGGCGCAGCTGGATGCTAAAGCAAAAGCTCTGGCATTGGAACAAGAAAAATTGAATGCAAGCAGCCAACGCTTGAAAGAACTGGAAGATTTAATCGCTGCCAAAGAAGCCAGCATGAAAAAACTAAAAGAAACACTTTCTAAGGCTTTAAACGGTTTTGAAGGGAAAGGATTAACTGTTGAACAAAAAAACGGAAAAGTATATGTTTCTATGGAAAACAAATTGCTTTTCAATTCGGGAAGTTGGGCTGTAGGAACCGAAGGAAAAAA carries:
- a CDS encoding M48 family metallopeptidase, giving the protein MKALFRGLSIVVVFFGIWFLLSQIDYITFFKIDKAKSATEKGVGDMIWDQIKTTEDIIVNDSITKSLDKLLKPLCKENGIERDSLKVHIIQKDEVNAFALPDGHLVVYSGLIEASKNEQALIGVLGHEIAHIENNHVMKKLSKEVGFSVLMSITTGNNNGKLVREIMHTLSSSAYDRSLEKEADIASVEYMLKAKIDPAPFADFLYEMSFDNKLESALSWVNSHPESEERAKYILEYIKGKKASQKHLLTQTEWTGFKKAVKEYEN
- a CDS encoding GNAT family N-acyltransferase, producing MGLVTAKEVAKTINTDKYGVFGTFSGWLLMKVLKISTLNKIYDRNKHLKELPFLNAILDEFQIKFEIPEEDFKRLPKDGAYITISNHPLGGIDGILLLKLMLEREPNFKIIANFLLHRIDPMKPYIMPVNPFENHKDAKSSVVGIKETLRHLRDGKPLGMFPAGEVSTYKDGKLVVDKAWEEGAIKVIRKAQVPVVPIYFHAKNSRLFYFLSRINDTLRTAKLPSELLTQKDRIIKVRVGKPISVAEQNEYESIEDYTEFLRKKTYMLANPFEKENNFLNTANLMPSKAPKKIVTPASTDKMIAEVEALRVADLRLLQSKNYEVFFAEAKQIPNILHEIGRLREITFREVGEGTNESIDIDKYDKYYRHLFLWDDDTKQIAGAYRMGLGSHIYPKYGIEGFYLNGLFRFEPELHDMMSKSIDMGRAFIIKEYQQKPMPLFLLWRGIIHTTLHYPEHKYLLGGVSISNQFSDFSKSLMIEFMKSHYYDPYIAQYIHPKKEFKVKLKDADKDFIFDEAEADLNKFDKLIDELEPGILRLPVLIKKYIKQNAKLVAFNVDPLFNNAIDGLMYIRIADIPESTMKPVMEEFQAELERKLNDKEEESSSH
- a CDS encoding exodeoxyribonuclease III yields the protein MKIISYNVNGIRAAITKGFIEWLQHANPDVICLQEIKATEEQIPVSDITAAGYPYQYYYPATKKGYSGVAILSKIKPNNVVYGTGIQHMDFEGRNLRADFDDCSVMSLYLPSGTNMDRLSHKFMYMDDFQNYIDQLKKDIPNLIICGDYNICHEAIDIHDPIRNKNVSGFLPEERAWLDKFMKSGFVDSFRHFNSEPHQYSWWSYRAGARGNNKGWRIDYNLVSDSLKHKLKRAVILPDAMHSDHCPVLVEIE
- a CDS encoding OmpA family protein — protein: MIKKISIGLLIMALSTSCVSKKIYNDLENQFANLKKENRSISDENAALLASKKQLESEKAALQSKLDDTNANLAKVQADYEAVKNKMKVMQDSYAALEKNSNEALEANMKKNRELLAQLDAKAKALALEQEKLNASSQRLKELEDLIAAKEASMKKLKETLSKALNGFEGKGLTVEQKNGKVYVSMENKLLFNSGSWAVGTEGKKAVVEVGKVLGDNPDISVLIEGHTDNDPYEGSGPIADNWDLSTKRATAIVTILGENKKVNKQNLTAAGRSEYSPLAPNNTAEGKAKNRRIEIILTPRLDEISKMLNDF